The following is a genomic window from Geminicoccus roseus DSM 18922.
CGTCAAGTGTTTTCCACAAGCGCTGTCATTCTTTGGTCCCACTGATGTCACACGCTTGACGCGACGGCCTGTCACGCGGCACCCAAGCTCCGATCGGGGCCTTTGCGCCAGGAAAGAGAGAACCATGTCCGAGATCGACACGACCGGCCGGGCCGGTGCCATGTTCTGCCGCCGTACGCTGCTGGGCGCCGCCGCCGCTGCCGGAGGCGCCAGCCTTCTCGGCGCGCCGTTCGTGGCGAAGCGGGCCCGGGCCAGCTCCGGCACGGTCAACGTGTTCGCCTGGGGCGACTACGTGCAGACCTTCAACGAAGGCGGCCTGTCCAAGCAGTTCACCGACAAGACCGGCATCCAGGTCCAGCTCTCGACCTATGGCTCGAACGACGAGCTGGAGAACAAGCTGCGCGCGTCGGGCGGCAAGGGCTTCGACATCGTGTTCCCGTCGGTCGACACCGGCCCGAACTACTACAAGGACGGCCTGCTCGCCCCGATCGACGAGAGCAAGTTCAAGGTCGATCAGGTCATCCCGTCGATCTACAAGAGCTCGGTGCTGCTGGGCGCCACCCATCGCGGCAAGCGCCACCTGATCCCGTTCGACTGGGGCACCGAGGCGATCACCTGGGATTCGGAGAAGCACCCGGACCTGGCCTACGGCAACCTCTCCTATGGCGACATGTGGAAGGACGACCTCGCCAAGCAGGTCGCCATGCGCCAGAAGTCGGTGCTGGTCAGCCTCGCCCTCTACCTGGACGCCATCGGCGAGGTGAAGTCCGACCGCGGCATGGACCTGGTGAAGTCCGAGGAGGAGAGCCGCCGGGTGTTCGAGGCGGCGACCAAGTGGGCGATCGCCAAGAAGGACGTGATCGGCGCCTACTGGAACAACGCCACCGAGGCGACCTCCGCCTTCACCGACGCCGGCTGCACCATCGGCCAGACCTGGGACACCACCGGGATC
Proteins encoded in this region:
- a CDS encoding extracellular solute-binding protein, encoding MSEIDTTGRAGAMFCRRTLLGAAAAAGGASLLGAPFVAKRARASSGTVNVFAWGDYVQTFNEGGLSKQFTDKTGIQVQLSTYGSNDELENKLRASGGKGFDIVFPSVDTGPNYYKDGLLAPIDESKFKVDQVIPSIYKSSVLLGATHRGKRHLIPFDWGTEAITWDSEKHPDLAYGNLSYGDMWKDDLAKQVAMRQKSVLVSLALYLDAIGEVKSDRGMDLVKSEEESRRVFEAATKWAIAKKDVIGAYWNNATEATSAFTDAGCTIGQTWDTTGILLHRDTAPKWRYSMPKEGGLAWTDTIAIPAGAENVEQAYAFIDFMLTPEAGAVFSNNTGYNSCAVGADQHLSEENKAAFAMAYPDEAAVDNLWWWPPQTPFFAALRTEYVEKLTNA